From a single Stomoxys calcitrans chromosome 4, idStoCalc2.1, whole genome shotgun sequence genomic region:
- the LOC106093141 gene encoding protein tilB: MVRITEELVRKKSEHNELLISTLEELSLHQEDIERIEHLHNWCRDLKILLLQSNLISKIENLYKLKRLEYLNLALNNIERIENLQQLESLNKLDLTLNFIGELTSIESLKDNYNLRILILTGNPCCDYAHYREYVIATLPQLDSLDCQEVTLTHKLQTKPHLREYRAAVVQKQALYAIQRDEQKIRFQQQKQELEAKMSTIEDECERIKVFWDSKSENCPEIRNEMAKYQKMCRQKVDDSEEKKPPKKEPNLFAPCGRPYNINKPQLPFALKDEVHAYILELEVYKYLDTSHIKVDVEVNYIRAVVKGKIFQIALNDEVRPSDAIVQRSQITGQLVITAPKLNENEILLSIKSEGNDMKNTSIMGSKQSHTILTGTVDIKSICNNEDDLPDLI, encoded by the exons ATGGTGCGAA TTACCGAAGAATTGGTGCGTaaaaaatcggaacataatgaATTGCTGATCAGTACTCTGGAGGAATTGTCCCTACACCAGGAAGACATTGAACGCATTGAACATCTACACAATTGGTGTAGggatttgaaaattttacttttgcAATCGAATCTtatatcgaaaattgaaaatctaTATAAACTCAAACGTCTGGAATATCTAAATTTGGCTCTCAACAATATCGAGCGTATTGAGAATTTGCAGCAGCTGGAGTCTTTGAATAAATTGgatttaactttaaattttattggGGAACTGACATCAATAGAGAGCCTTAAGGATAATTACAACTTGAGAATTCTTATCTTAACTGGAAACCCCTGCTGTGATTATGCCCATTATCGTGAATATGTCATAGCCACTTTGCCACAATTGGACAGTTTAGATTGTCAGGAGGTTACATTGACACACAAGTTGCAGACAAAGCCCCATCTTCGAGAATATCGAGCAGCAGTGGTTCAGAAACAAGCTCTCTATGCCATACAAAGAGATGAGCAGAAGATACGctttcaacaacaaaagcaGGAGCTGGAAGCCAAAATGTCCACAATTGAAGATGAATGTGAGCGTATTAAAGTATTTTGGGATTCGAAAAGTGAAAACTGTCCGGAAATTCGCAATGAAAtggcaaaatatcaaaaaatgtgtcGTCAAAAGGTTGATGACTCGGAAGAAAAAAAGCCTCCCAAAAAAGAACCCAATTTGTTTGCTCCTTGCGGTCGTCCATACAATATAAATAAACCTCAATTGCCGTTTGCATTGAAAGATGAAGTCCATGCATACATATTGGAACTGGAGGTGTATAA ATATCTTGACACTTCTCATATTAAAGTCGATGTAGAGGTTAACTATATTCGTGCTGTGGTCAaaggaaaaatatttcaaatagccTTGAATGATGAAGTAAGACCCTCAGATGCTATAGTGCAACGTTCTCAAATCACAGGACAATTGGTTATTACAGCGCCGAagttaaatgaaaatgaaattttgttgtcCATAAAATCTGAAg GCAATGATATGAAAAATACATCTATAATGGGGAGCAAACAAAG tCATACGATTCTTACCGGAACTGTAGATATAAAGAGCATATGTAATAATGAAGACGATCTGCCAGACTTAATATGA
- the LOC106093152 gene encoding uncharacterized protein LOC106093152: MSNGITKPEILRPLTEPELEELLQLYKQKYGIDSPQYLLIYNQCKWNEKLKELKISDQNKKWISFRREFYTHAKGDFRTYGTYICLHQDLIQSVTFHTWQPDFKELLECLDKTELICWQSGPLLVNVAAEYSKELRQIIANKGVTIQRARSSSLFVLKRENALNLDPPVIPDGYELRQLQQEDAELVHSHWPNKKEGSLDYLKGLIEIDTTFGVFKKADNSLIAWIFRNEFSGLGILQVLESEQRKGFGTIVVKAISYAIAKTESINITAWILLENVKSQTLFRNIGFEARLVNQWIQLNKIE; the protein is encoded by the exons ATGTCAAACGGCATAACTAAGCCTGAAATTTTAAGGCCTCTAACTGAACCTGAACTTGAAGAACTTTTGCAactatataaacaaaaatatggCATTGATAGTCCTCAATATCTGCTCATCTACAATCAGTGTAAATGGAATGAAAAACTAAAAGAATTGAAAATATCggatcaaaataaaaaatggattTCATTTCGCAGAGAATTTTATACACATGCAAAAGGTGACTTTAGGACATACGGTACCTATATATGTCTCCATCAAGACTTA atcCAAAGTGTTACCTTTCACACTTGGCAACCGGATTTTAAAGAATTATTAGAATGTCTGGACAAAACTGAACTGATATGTTGGCAGAGTGGTCCTTTGCTAGTAAATGTGGCAGCAGAATATTCAAAAGAATTAAGGCAGATTATTGCAAATAAAGGTGTCACCATACAAAGGGCACGATCATCCTCTCTCTTTGTTTTGAAGCGTGAAAATGCCCTAAATTTGGATCCACCAGT AATTCCCGATGGCTATGAATTAAGGCAACTCCAGCAAGAAGATGCCGAACTTGTCCATTCACATTGGCCCAATAAAAAAGAAGGTTCATTGGACTACCTAAAGGGTCTAATCGAAATCGATACAACGTTTGGAGTATTCAAGAAAGCGGACAACTCTTTAATTGCTTGGATTTTTCGTAACGAGTTCAGTGGCCTGGG TATACTACAAGTTCTAGAGTCCGAACAACGAAAAGGATTTGGTACAATTGTAGTAAAAGCAATAAGTTATGCCATTGCCAAAACTGAAAGCATCAATATCACCGCGTGGATTCTACTTGAAAATGTAAAATCTCAAACGTTATTTCGGAATATTGGTTTTGAAGCTCGTCTTGTTAATCAGTGGATTCAACTcaataaaattgaataa
- the LOC106093151 gene encoding solute carrier family 35 member E1 homolog, with product MSNGIGKRTGSRHVLVVLTLCILWYIISSSNNVIGKMVLNEFPYPMTVTMIQLLSITLYSGPFFNLWKIRKYQELPRGYYLRLIIPLAFGKFLASVTSHISLWKVPVSYAHTVKATMPLFTVILSRLLFREKQPSLVYLSLIPIITGVGIATLTEISFDMMGLVSALISTMGFSLQNIFSKKVLKDTGIHHLRLLHLLGKLALFMFLPIWLYLDSFKVIQHPAITNLDYRVIALLFTDGVLNWLQNIIAFSVLSLVTPLTYAVASASKRIFVIAVSLFILGNPVTWLNCFGMGLAILGVLCYNRAKQISKEKSIIPTTTTKSSVSYTPLQNTIDPYYQGSLLTNHKSSNGYSRNNSLLANGSGMPNGSTTRLLFV from the exons ATGAGCAACGGGATTGGAAAGCGCACTGGTTCCAGGCATGTCCTGGTAGTGTTAACTCTGTGCATCCTGTGGTACATTATATCTTCGAGTAATAATGTCATTGGGAAAATGGTTCTTAATGAGTTTCCCTATCCAATGACGGTGACAATGATCCAACTTCTAAGTATTACCCTATATAGTGGGCcattttttaatttgtggaagaTTCGCAAGTATCAAGAATTACCCAGAGGTTACTATCTGCGACTGATTATTCCTTTggcttttggaaaatttttggcTTCCGTCACCTCGCATATATCGTTGTGGAAGGTACCTGTGTCCTATGCTCATACAG TTAAAGCCACAATGCCGCTATTTACTGTTATTCTATCGCGTTTGCTGTTTCGGGAGAAACAACCTTCTTTGGTTTATCTTAGTTTGATCCCTATAATAACAGGAGTTGGAATTGCTACATTGACTGAAATCTCATTTGATATGATGGGCTTAGTATCGGCATTAATATCAACaatgggattttctttgcaaaatatattttctaaaaag GTGCTAAAAGATACTGGGATACATCATTTGCGTTTACTTCATTTACTAGGAAAATTGGCTCTATTTATGTTTTTACCAATTTGGTTGTATCTTGATAGTTTTAAAGTCATTCAACATCCAGCAATC ACAAACTTAGATTATCGTGTAATAGCACTTCTGTTTACCGATGGCGTTCTTAATTGGTTGCAGAACATTATTGCATTCTCAGTGTTATCGTTAGTGACGCCACTTACATACGCTGTGGCGAGTGCCTCGAAACGTATATTTGTGATAGCAGTCTCATTATTTATATTGGGAAATCCAGTTACATGGCTAAATTGCTTTGGCATGGGTTTAGCCATTTTAGGTGTTTTATGTTATAATAGA GCCAAACAAATATCAAAAGAAAAATCTATTATACCAACAACCACAACGAAGAGCAGCGTAAGTTATACGCCGCTTCAAAATACTATTGATCCTTATTATCAAGGCTCCCTGCTAACAAATCACAAGTCATCAAATGGCTATAGTCGCAATAATAGTCTCCTAGCCAATGGCAGTGGAATGCCAAACGGAAGTACAACTcgccttttatttgtttag
- the LOC106093153 gene encoding nucleoporin Nup35, with protein MEPMALGSPSGSPATNPYLPSFLLGEQQTPSTPRNNTLSPNKAGNRNLSFGFATSPGASNSPQQDYNRSGLGQKTLFGGYQQTPPIQQNSNFPGTPMQSHNTSISGPPTQGLFDSLRNERNQVQTPTRSLQPQSQLGTPIIGNHNASIASTYALNQSIQQQMANVTGQFNDSYNNASFNTSRAGIMSPMLPGAPVNNSQLLQCPPQPRYTEFWITVFGFPSSATAVVLQHFAQCGTIVDKVFPSQNGNWVHLKYSSRLECDKALNYNEKILSNNIMIGVTQCKDKAIIDKENICENNGQQNVKIRPLAQTAYKSAQNDTSVVSNPNAPQKSSGIMNKAMDLFFGW; from the exons ATGGAACCAATGGCCTTAGGCAGTCCAAGTGGTAGTCCGGCTACAAACCCATATTTGCCTTCATTTCTATTGGGTGAGCAACAGACCCCATCCACGCCTCGCAACAATACTCTTTCCCCGAACAAGGCTGGTAATAGGAATCTTTCATTCGGTTTTGCAACTTCGCCCGGAGCTTCAAACTCACCACAGCAAGACTATAATAGGTCAGGCTTGGGGCAAAAAACGCtatttggtggatatcagcaaACACCTCCCATTCAACAAAACTCGAATTTTCCCGGCACCCCAATGCAAAGTCACAATACCAGCATTTCAGGGCCACCAACGCAGGGACTTTTCGATTCTTTGCGTAATGAACGTAATCAGGTGCAAACGCCAACGAGATCATTGCAGCCTCAATCTCAATTAGGTACTCCCATTATTGGCAACCATAATGCCAGTATTGCTTCTACCTATGCCCTAAATCAAAGTATTCAACAACAAATGGCCAATGTCACGGGGCAGTTTAACGATTCGTACAACAATGCTTCCTTTAATACATCCAGGGCTGGCATTATGTCGCCTATGCTGCCAGGAGCTCCAGTAAATAATTCGCAATTGTTACAGTGCCCGCCACAACCTCGTTATACCGAATTTTGGATAACTGTGTTTGGATTTCCCTCGAGCGCTACAGCTGTAGTTTTGCAGCACTTTGCACAATGTGGAACAATCGTGGACAAAGTCTTTCCTTCCCAAAATGGCAATTGGGTGCACTTGAAGTATTCCTCTAGGCTTGAGTGTGATAAAGCCCTCAACTATAATGAGAAGATATTATCCAATAACATAATGATTGGGGTCACACAATGTAAAGATAAAGCTATAAttgataaagaaaatatttgtgaaaataaTGGCCA ACAAAATGTGAAAATTCGTCCATTAGCCCAGACGGCATATAAAAGCGCTCAGAATGACACATCGGTTGTCTCAAATCCCAACGCCCCACAGAAGAGTTCGGGAATCATGAACAAAGCAATggatttattttttggttggtaa
- the LOC106093154 gene encoding glucose-induced degradation protein 8 homolog, with amino-acid sequence MSYNDKNDGITKEEWIQRLEQFPFKQADMNRLIMNYLVTEGFKEAAEKFQVEAGLLEPSVELNSLDDRILIREAIQNGRIQEATHLVNQLHPELLDGDRHLFFHLQQLQLIELIRVGKIEEALSFAQSRLSEAGEDIPEVLCELERTLALLAFEKPQDSPFSYLLEQSHRQKIASELNAAILKSEHSADSTPKIMFLLKLIMWAQSKLDAREVNYPKMKDLENALIDPK; translated from the exons atgagTTATAATGACAAGAACGATGGGATTACAAAGGAGGAGTGGATACAGCGACTGGAGCAGTTCCCTTTCAAGCAGGCCGACATGAATCGTTTAATTATGAACTACTTGGTTACAG AGGGTTTTAAGGAGGCGGCAGAAAAGTTCCAAGTTGAAGCTGGTCTTCTCGAGCCTTCCGTTGAACTCAATTCCCTGGACGATCGCATATTAATACGTGAAGCCATACAGAATGGTCGTATACAGGAAGCCACACATTTGGTTAATCAATTGCATCCTGAGCTATTGGATGGGGACCGTCATTTGTTCTTTCATCTTCAACAATTACAGTTGATTGAACTCATAAG GGTGGGCAAAATAGAAGAGGCCTTGTCATTTGCTCAAAGTCGTTTATCTGAAGCTGGAGAAGATATACCTGAGGTGTTGTGCGAATTAGAACGTACCTTGGCTCTCTTGGCATTTGAAAAGCCACAAGACAGTCCCTTTTCATATCTTTTAGAGCAGTCCCATAGACAAAAG ATTGCCAGCGAATTGAATGCTGCCATACTGAAAAGTGAACACAGCGCCGATTCTACGCcgaaaattatgtttttattgaAACTGATCATGTGGGCTCAGTCCAAATTGGATGCCCGAGAGGTGAATTACCCAAAGATGAAAGATCTTGAAAATGCTCTTATTGATCCCAAGTGA